One genomic window of Osmia bicornis bicornis chromosome 5, iOsmBic2.1, whole genome shotgun sequence includes the following:
- the LOC114872326 gene encoding LOW QUALITY PROTEIN: uncharacterized protein LOC114872326 (The sequence of the model RefSeq protein was modified relative to this genomic sequence to represent the inferred CDS: deleted 1 base in 1 codon), whose translation MILLTHVTEDDERRWPTQMARTRDSFVHGRRNMVVEKRGTVEHTSTGTLCKFAHEVRVVPRGPPHRPRRRRLSGGIRERSCNTVVGRRYGLPTGAYRYTQALCRTEVEYGLYWRHLLHG comes from the exons ATGATCTTGTTGACACACGTGACCGAGGATGATGAAAGAAGGTGGCCGACGCAAATGGCACGCACTCGTGACAGTTTCGTGCATGGAAGAAGGAACATGGTGGTCGAAAAAAGAGGAACAGTCGAGCACACGAGCACGGGTACCCTTTGTAAGTTCGCGCACGAGGTTCGCGTCGTTCCA AGAGGACCACCACACCGCCCACGTCGTCGTCGATTATCGGGAGGTATACGTGAAAG ATCCTGCAATACGGTAGTCGGTAGGCGGTATGGCCTACCAACAGGCGCATACAGGTATACGCAAGCTCTTTGTCGGACGGAGGTGGAGTACGGGTTATATTGGCGCCACCTCCTGCACGGTTAA